The Siniperca chuatsi isolate FFG_IHB_CAS linkage group LG12, ASM2008510v1, whole genome shotgun sequence genome has a segment encoding these proteins:
- the LOC122885989 gene encoding interleukin-1 receptor type 1-like, with product MGLRSTLGSLLFFLGLYGISAGFVQENCTDYKVQFGRVFSVPGDMAMLNSTLVSPDVFDFRTVPYNITWHDSKTGREMSNQTGRILVHGETLWFLNITLDDDGDYVSILRTPSWCYRQATKLIVEPPVAGECGRPRKANQMLTKGVTDNLSCPLKHYIYKLDSYNITSSIKWYRGCDPIVDGTGRYTYRDKTELKIDGVEPQNNSFYTCTLTFTLDGITGSVSETIDAWVRVEYSLVPEVHEPANEILRAQIGSNFSKRCLVFVPCVGRPSVDIAWLVRGDFIFNTHFDRVYTTKQRSWSQDVPRKGVWLEQLLMFSELREEDFHINYTCRAYSARAFPEGYFTLLPADPNIILPIGFVLGGVTVLFIISVIIYYLFKVDIVLWFRRAFPVLYTNKDLDGKLYDAYVAYPQPCAIGFSKEVETFALHTLPQVLETACSYKLFIAGRDCQPGQAIVDSVEENIQASRRLLLLYTASTFTSKRHTSSSSNNNNTIYKSSDSSEGKTRDSSSSMSFDDSEEVYSDTRQQLECVEAMHRALLEGSLKVVLVELEEITPAQLALFPESVRHLRKKQGAVCWWKNLRTSQSWRTCMRRREDEEKGGQDTQLSPSLSPSSRFWKEMRYHMPVRGKRAVYPEKTALLSL from the exons aTGGGCCTGCGTTCCACACTGGGAAGCCTTCTGTTTTTCCTCGGGCTATATGGGATCTCTGCAGGATTTGTACAGG AGAACTGTACCGACTACAAGGTCCAGTTTGGGAGGGTTTTCTCTGTGCCTGGGGATATGGCTATGCTGAATAGCACCCTGGTGTCTCCAGACGTCTTCGACTTCAGAACTGTCCCTTACAACATCACCTGGCACGACTCAAAAACGGGCCGAGAAATGAGCAACCAGACTGGTCGAATCCTGGTGCACGGGGAGACTCTGTGGTTTCTTAACATAACACTGGACGACGATGGAGACTATGTGAGCATACTGAG AACTCCCTCTTGGTGCTACAGGCAGGCCACCAAGCTGATAGTGGAACCGCCAGTTGCTGGAGAGTGTGGAAGGCCAAGGAAAGCTAATCAAATGCTTACAAAGGGAGTCACTGACAACCTGTCCTGCCCTCTGAAGCACTATATCTATAAACTGGACAGCTACAACATCACTTCCTCCATCAAGTGGTACAGA GGTTGTGACCCCATAGTGGATGGGACAGGCAGGTATACCTACAGGGATAAGACCGAACTTAAGATTGACGGGGTGGAACCTCAAAACAACAGCTTCTACACCTGTACCTTGACCTTCACTCTCGATGGCATCACGGGATCCGTGTCAGAGACCATTGATGCATGGGTCAGAG tggagtactctttggTTCCAGAAGTGCATGAACCAGCCAATGAAATACTCAGGGCACAGATAG GGTCCAATTTCAGCAAGCGGTGCCTAGTGTTTGTGCCGTGTGTTGGGAGGCCCTCAGTTGATATCGCTTGGTTGGTCAGAGGCGATTTCATTTTCAATACCCACTTTGACCGTGTCTACACAACAAAACAACG TTCGTGGAGCCAGGATGTTCCTAGGAAAGGTGTGTGGTTGGAGCAACTGCTGATGTTTTCTGAGCTGAGGGAGGAGGATTTCCACATCAACTATACTTGTCGAGCGTACAGCGCCAGGGCCTTTCCTGAGGGATATTTTACTCTGCTACCAGCAG ATCCCAACATCATACTTCCCATTGGATTCGTGCTTGGTGGTGTGACGGTTCTCTTTATCATCAGTGTCATCATCTACTACCTTTTTAAGGTTGACATTGTGCTGTGGTTCAGGAGAGCGTTTCCAGTCCTCTATACAAATAAAG ATTTGGATGGGAAGCTGTATGATGCCTATGTGGCATACCCACAGCCCTGTGCCATCGGATTCAGCAAAGAAGTGGAGACGTTTGCCCTTCACACACTGCCTCAAGTGTTGGAAACGGCTTGCAGCTACAAACTCTTCATAGCAGGCCGTGACTGCCAGCCTGGGCAGG CCATAGTGGACTCAGTGGAAGAGAACATACAAGCCAGTCGCCGTCTCCTTCTGCTCTACACCGCCTCCACTTTCACCAGCAAACGACACACAAGCAGCAGTagcaataacaacaacaccATCTATAAGAGCAGTGATAGCAGCGAAGGCAAGACCAGAGACAGCAGTAGCAGCATGAGTTTTGATGATAGTGAAGAAGTCTATTCAGACACAAGGCAGCAGTTGGAGTGTGTGGAAGCAATGCACAGAGCGCTGCTGGAGGGATCTCTCAAG GTGGTTCTGGTTGAGTTGGAAGAGATCACCCCAGCTCAGCTGGCTCTCTTCCCAGAGTCAGTGCGTCACCTGAGGAAGAAGCAGGGCGCCGTGTGCTGGTGGAAGAACCTGAGGACCAGTCAAAGTTGGAGGACATgtatgaggaggagagaggacgaGGAGAAAGGTGGACAGGACACGCAGTTGTCACCATCCCTCTCCCCTTCCTCCAGGTTTTGGAAGGAGATGAGGTATCATATGCCGGTGAGGGGCAAGAGGGCGGTGTACCCCGAGAAGACTGCCCTGCTGAGCTTATGA